ACGGCGGTCATGACGTTCAGGTACGGACCGCCGGCCTGGCTGTTGCCGTCAAAGAAGGAAAGCATGACGCCGATGAACAGGCCGAACCAGGCGCCGGTCATGGCGCCGGAGAGCGCCACGCGCGGGTAGCTGAGCTTTCCGGTCACACGCTCAACCATCTTCAGCTCGTTGCCCACAATGGAGACGTGCTGGACCGGGAACTTCTCGTCCGCCAGGTAGTCGACCGCCTTTTGGGCGTCCAAATACGAGGTGTAGGAACCGACAGTCTCCCCGGTGGGAACGATGCGGGCCTCATCCATTGGTCTTGTACGTCCAAAGAGGTTTGCCATGCCCCCATTCTTCACCATGTTCCTGCACATTGGCTGGAGTATCGCTGGCAGTGAAATGCACCCCCGCCGCACGGCGCCCCTTTCGTTACGTCAATCCCGGGCTTGGGAAGTAGCCTGTAGGTGTGAGCACACAACCCACGCGCATCTTTGTGGCGCGCCTCCTCGGACTGGACGTCTTTGACCCGTTGGGCGACCGTCTGGGCAAATTGCGGGACGTGGTTGTCCTGGGGCGGGGGCAGCCGCACACGGCCCCGCACGCCGTCGGCATCGTCGTTGAAGTGCCGGGCAAAAAACGTGTGTTCGTACCCATGACCCGCCTGACGTCCATGGACCAGTCGCAGATCATTTGCACCGGGCTGGTCAACCTGCGCCGCTTTGAACAGCGCGGCGCCGAACAACTGGTGGTGGGCGGCATCTTCGACCGGAAGGTGACCCTGGTCGATGGCAGCGGCGACGCCGTCATCGAGGACATTGCCATGGACCAGCAGCGCAACGGCGACTGGCTGGTCACGAAGATTTTTGTGCGCCGCGGCGGCTCCACCTCGCGCCTGCGAGGCCTGCGGCGCGGCCACACCCTGCTCGTGGACTGGGCCGACGCCCACCCGGACGACGCGCTTGAGCCACAGGGCGCCACCCACTTCGTGGCGACCCACGAGGATCTCAAACCGGCGGACTTTGCCGACGCCCTGCAGGAAATGAGTGACAAACGCCGCGCTGAAGTGGCCAGTGAACTCCAGGATGAACGGCTCGCGGACATCATGTCCGAAATGCCGGAGGAGGACCAGGTCACCCTGCTCTCCGCCCTGGACAACGAACGCGCCGCCGACGTCCTGGAAGAAATGGACCCCGACGACGCCGCGGATCTCCTGGCCGACCTGCCCAAGGCCAAGGCCGAGGAACTTCTGCTGCTGATGGAGCCGGACGAGGCCAAGGACGTTCGGCGGCTGCTCCAATATGAGGAAGGTACGGCCGGCGCCCTCATGACGCCGGTGCCGGTGATCCTTCCCCCTGAAGCCACGGTGGCCGAGGCCCTCGCCCATGTGCGCAGCGAGGACCTCTCCCCCGCCCTCGCCTCCGCCATCTTCATCTGCCGCCCCCCGCTGGAAACCCCCACGGGCCGCTTCCTGGGCGTGGTGCACATCCAGCAGCTGTTGCGCAGCGCCCCGCCGGAGCAGCTGGGCACGCTGGTGGACAAGAACCTGGAGCCCGTTTCCGACCAGGACAACATCAGCGTGGTCAGCCACACCATGGCCTCCTACAACCTCAACTCCCTGCCGGTGGTCAGCAAGGAAGGCCGCCTCGTCGGTGCGGTCACGGTGGACGACCTGTTGGACCACCTGCTCCCCGAGGACTGGCGCACCCACGACGACGGCGCCCCAATCAGAAAGCTGGGAGGCCGCATTGGCTGAAAGACACCACGCCAAGGGCGGCGGCCTCGACACGCCGATGGAGCTCAGGTCCCGGCTCCTGCCAAACCTCGCCGGCGACCCCGACATCTTTGGCCGCTTCGCCGAACGCTTTGCCCGCTACATGGGCACGGCCAACTTCCTGCTGTACATGACCATCTTCGTGGTGGTGTGGATCGCACTGAACGTCATCGGCCTGTTCGGGCTCAAGTGGGACCCCTACCCGTTCATCCTGCTCAACCTGTTCTTCTCCACCCAGGCCTCCTACGCCGCGCCGCTGATCCTGCTCGCCCAGAACCGCCAGGACGACCGCGACCGCGTCCAGATCGAACAGGACCGCAGCCGCAACGAACGCAACCTGGCGGACACCGAATACCTGACGCGCGAAGTCGCCGCCCTGCGCATCACCCTGCGCGAAGTGGCCACGCGCGACTTTGTCCGTTCCGAACTGCGCAGCCTCCTT
This genomic stretch from Arthrobacter dokdonellae harbors:
- a CDS encoding DUF1003 domain-containing protein, with amino-acid sequence MAERHHAKGGGLDTPMELRSRLLPNLAGDPDIFGRFAERFARYMGTANFLLYMTIFVVVWIALNVIGLFGLKWDPYPFILLNLFFSTQASYAAPLILLAQNRQDDRDRVQIEQDRSRNERNLADTEYLTREVAALRITLREVATRDFVRSELRSLLEELMSISDDDADPGREPRNPATQALKTVPAKSTTNP
- a CDS encoding magnesium transporter MgtE N-terminal domain-containing protein, whose amino-acid sequence is MSTQPTRIFVARLLGLDVFDPLGDRLGKLRDVVVLGRGQPHTAPHAVGIVVEVPGKKRVFVPMTRLTSMDQSQIICTGLVNLRRFEQRGAEQLVVGGIFDRKVTLVDGSGDAVIEDIAMDQQRNGDWLVTKIFVRRGGSTSRLRGLRRGHTLLVDWADAHPDDALEPQGATHFVATHEDLKPADFADALQEMSDKRRAEVASELQDERLADIMSEMPEEDQVTLLSALDNERAADVLEEMDPDDAADLLADLPKAKAEELLLLMEPDEAKDVRRLLQYEEGTAGALMTPVPVILPPEATVAEALAHVRSEDLSPALASAIFICRPPLETPTGRFLGVVHIQQLLRSAPPEQLGTLVDKNLEPVSDQDNISVVSHTMASYNLNSLPVVSKEGRLVGAVTVDDLLDHLLPEDWRTHDDGAPIRKLGGRIG